A single genomic interval of Legionella israelensis harbors:
- a CDS encoding SpvB/TcaC N-terminal domain-containing protein, with the protein MATEGNSSIQNVLSLPKSGGALQGIGESFQPDLFTGTGNFSIPIHLSHGRDDFTPSLTLQYSSGHGNGCFGLGWQLSIPCITRKTSKGLPRYNDDDVFVLSGSDDLIPLTTEDDPNFDYIITSYCPRIEGLFARIEQWVRKEDSDTHWRATDKNNITSVYGRTKHARLFDPENEHHVYQWLLEETYDSRGNHILYEYARDATTIPAQDIYEENRNYAQLYIRRIYYGNLPSPLIDEQGNAVTYPGNKPIGHLRHGLDHNNGVSTVSRRYAFEVVFDYGDWNSPVMDYSKEKIPIGQHPEPLPSANQENFDKNHPVRADPFSNFRSGFEIRTLRQCLRILMFHHFKELGGPALVSSTDFAYAMDENSHLSFLNQVTVSRYQKDKTNHNYIQRRMPSIDFKYTEFQPQKQRYQSIEAKEADMPPLSLKNQDTALLDVFGDGMPDIVQSTSNGFHYWRNLGEGQLDQRHIMHHSPAGVMLSQAGVGFGDIGGDGKADLLVHHSPVKGFYEMTDDAGWSTAHSFKIYEKPPIIDFNDPNARLIDLTGDGLPDLLLTKENSFVWQQSKGEDGYDVAEWIPRIHDLNLFPDVFFADPSERVRLADMSGDGLKDVVLLHNGRIDYWPNIGYGRFGKRITMKNTPLLEAHFNPARLFLVDINGTGIADLVYVDTKAIYFWFNQNGNSWSEKQVIYGTPVIHDLSAIDFVDFFGTGTTCLIWSNDYASQPGSNYKVLDFCGGYKPYLLTEMKNQMGTTTRVQYASSTKFFLEDEKEASTRWISHLPFPVQVVEKVETIDHANKTKHVVQYRYHHGYFDGREREFRGFGRVDTLDTEHFNTFHEETLHGDLTFKPVNINSSFHLPPVLTKTWFHTGIYYEKKENGQYLDEDQLFEQYRKEFYAGDLKAFKPGNNKVPVEDKPHEAYRTLRGAMLRTEIYAQDGSDRASHPYKVTETLYEVTRLHDSKPEASAVFYSLPFLSISYQYERNPNDPRISQELLLKKDKQGNVLLSANIIYPRRPGHIHDGLHENPQCNASLQALMQYEQSKTHIIVTNKKYIEPLDSTGPGAFRHSLPCETRVYELTGIEPLENVCYTANEIQFAYDNAVEIPYESLADNQQLNKRLMTWNRTFFRKDKAANHLDSHDSYNDRLSLGKIEPLGLPYESYQAIMSRTHCSQIYRKSHDTEEVITDAMMEGHNEAGYVEMDNYWWIPSGRDLFSPELFYETTKHRDPFNQITSIHFDPYVLLPLSITNPLDQITEAKDEQGNIRLNYRVMQPEAVRDVNQNVSEVLFDTLGMVIATAVKGKGDDADSIEGIEEIVTEAQLTDPIQHEQTLLGKATSRTIYQFSAVPGYVHTLNREIHHADLDSGATSRIQHQRIYFDALGRTLQTKRLLDEGKSPEQEPGSGKILLKQGRIAYTGASNQRWQVSGWTILNNKGNPVQKYEPFYTDRLEFEFDIRAGVTAVLFYDPLQRVIATLHPDHTYEKVLHSSWHQMTWDAGDTLLLTLQNDPDIQTLVHSFLQSYRHPLDERAYKSWYDERISDRANKPSIDNPNTPPEQKAALQAEAYADTPAVIFFNGLKQAFISITDNKSEKLVTLQHYDLEGNIITTRDAKASDQFLQMPLQNVHNLNEWPTTISFRYQYDMAGRMLKMTNPDSGEKIIFFNVRNQPCRTWDENGNETKAVYDALHRQTELWIKTSETEFGLAEKIIYGEAANDPVKNLHGKPWKIYDGAGLLIHEKYDFKGNTLKTTRRLLKNGMETAMRWPIDSHGLFDENNAQNQLQPDSYTVETKYDALNRIIETKTPDKTLQKYSYNHNGYLNKLQVKENGNQQEVDFIKTISYNEHNQRVFIQYGNNVVTEFTYDADTARLTCNLTRRGSSAKALLDLNYCHDAVGNITQIENKAQATVFNHNQAVTPISSYRYDALYRLTQASGREHESMNACHYQLKDQKNTAFYAIPQPQSNTHALLNYTEKYEYDKAFNLKKISHHNSQNSWVRQQTYANNGNQLLTSHAGCQGESNIFSYDKNGNLLHLAHLPLLQWNFKNQLTTVQLNVSDDPDFAFYQYDASGQRVRKTIVKKGIIEERIYIGGYEVYRKVKNGSEVFRRETVHIVDNQQRIALIETRITDTQLTESGPGKRVRYQLTNHLNACVMEVDDTPQAKLISYEEYYAYGGTSYIAYSSKTGLSVANRKRYRYSGKERDDETGLYYYGQRYYIPWLGRWASCDPAGTKDSLNLYLFLKANPIRFTDPNGTDTADNIKADINAEMTKNLNLELELAELEAKIEKQQSIIEEKMKKGGDKAAKKAVKAQIKEMEMQKKRISLMDELKQSDKKIKELHTQANNKLNKRLFRKATTIEKNARVLNEISDKIQDFYYVKGEMAMAKAGELVDNSNLLKSLREFKTDNRLIAKFSQRINFFKMLGKGNLLKTTTRSLGKAGGHVLGVFADTPMSDGGEGLTPDFFDPHFADRIDAESNYFGELIKYKNGLRDTEPTPPWTQPDELNALGKLGVALQEVEKEHKIFETAQTSYGNWLGDLYDDYHEWRYGASQ; encoded by the coding sequence GTGGCTACGGAAGGGAACAGTTCTATTCAAAATGTGCTGTCATTGCCAAAAAGTGGTGGCGCTCTCCAGGGAATAGGAGAAAGTTTTCAACCTGATCTGTTTACCGGAACCGGGAATTTTTCCATTCCTATTCATCTTTCGCATGGTCGAGACGATTTTACACCATCACTAACTTTACAATACAGTTCAGGACATGGAAACGGTTGCTTTGGCTTAGGATGGCAATTATCAATTCCGTGCATCACGCGTAAAACATCCAAGGGTTTGCCGCGTTATAATGACGATGATGTCTTTGTTTTATCCGGCTCAGATGATTTAATCCCTCTTACCACAGAAGATGATCCTAATTTTGATTATATTATCACCTCTTATTGCCCCCGCATTGAAGGTTTATTTGCCCGAATTGAGCAATGGGTGAGAAAAGAAGATAGCGATACGCACTGGCGGGCAACTGACAAAAACAACATAACCAGTGTCTACGGACGAACCAAACACGCACGGTTGTTTGACCCTGAAAACGAACATCATGTATATCAATGGCTGCTGGAAGAAACCTACGACTCCAGAGGCAATCACATTCTTTATGAATATGCCCGCGATGCTACAACCATCCCTGCTCAGGATATCTATGAAGAAAACCGAAATTATGCCCAGCTTTATATACGTCGCATCTATTACGGCAACCTGCCTTCTCCACTCATTGATGAACAGGGAAACGCTGTCACCTATCCCGGTAATAAACCCATTGGCCACTTACGGCATGGGCTTGATCATAACAACGGTGTATCTACTGTTTCGCGGCGTTATGCATTTGAAGTGGTTTTTGATTATGGGGACTGGAACAGTCCAGTGATGGATTATTCCAAAGAAAAAATTCCAATTGGTCAACATCCGGAACCATTACCCTCAGCAAATCAGGAAAATTTTGATAAAAACCATCCTGTGCGAGCCGATCCATTTTCAAACTTTCGATCCGGCTTTGAAATACGCACCTTACGTCAATGCCTGCGCATCCTGATGTTTCATCATTTCAAAGAACTTGGTGGCCCGGCTCTGGTCTCCTCGACTGACTTTGCCTATGCAATGGATGAAAATTCCCATTTATCCTTTTTGAATCAAGTCACCGTTAGCCGCTATCAAAAAGATAAAACCAACCACAATTATATTCAACGCCGAATGCCTTCGATTGATTTTAAATACACGGAATTTCAACCGCAAAAGCAACGTTATCAATCCATTGAAGCTAAAGAAGCTGATATGCCACCATTATCGCTTAAAAATCAAGACACAGCCTTGCTAGATGTCTTTGGCGACGGGATGCCTGATATTGTTCAAAGCACCTCAAATGGTTTTCATTATTGGCGTAATCTGGGCGAGGGGCAATTGGATCAACGTCATATTATGCATCACAGTCCTGCAGGTGTCATGTTGTCACAAGCCGGTGTTGGGTTTGGGGATATTGGTGGCGATGGAAAAGCCGATCTGTTAGTGCATCACTCCCCTGTCAAAGGATTTTATGAAATGACAGATGACGCAGGATGGAGCACTGCACATTCTTTTAAAATTTATGAAAAACCACCCATCATTGATTTCAATGATCCTAATGCGAGATTAATTGATCTGACCGGAGATGGGCTACCTGATTTGCTCTTGACCAAAGAGAACAGCTTTGTCTGGCAGCAAAGCAAAGGAGAAGATGGATACGATGTTGCTGAATGGATACCCAGAATACATGATTTGAATCTGTTCCCCGATGTATTTTTTGCCGATCCATCAGAACGCGTGCGACTTGCCGATATGAGCGGTGATGGACTTAAGGATGTCGTATTGCTTCACAATGGTCGCATAGATTATTGGCCGAATATTGGTTATGGTCGTTTTGGCAAACGCATTACCATGAAAAACACCCCATTACTGGAAGCTCATTTTAATCCAGCACGTTTGTTTCTAGTGGATATAAACGGTACTGGTATAGCCGATTTAGTTTACGTGGATACGAAGGCGATTTATTTTTGGTTCAATCAAAACGGAAACAGCTGGAGTGAAAAACAAGTCATCTACGGCACCCCTGTGATCCATGATCTTTCCGCCATTGATTTCGTTGATTTTTTTGGTACTGGCACGACCTGTTTGATTTGGAGTAATGATTATGCCAGCCAACCTGGCTCCAATTATAAAGTTCTTGATTTTTGTGGCGGCTATAAGCCTTATCTTTTAACAGAAATGAAAAACCAAATGGGTACAACGACTCGCGTTCAATATGCCTCTTCCACTAAATTTTTTCTGGAAGATGAAAAAGAAGCGAGCACACGCTGGATAAGCCATTTACCTTTTCCAGTTCAGGTGGTTGAAAAGGTAGAAACGATTGATCATGCCAACAAAACCAAGCATGTTGTGCAATACCGCTACCATCACGGTTATTTTGACGGTCGAGAACGTGAATTCCGTGGATTTGGACGAGTAGACACCTTGGACACTGAACATTTCAATACTTTTCATGAGGAAACATTGCACGGTGATTTAACCTTTAAACCTGTAAACATCAACTCCTCATTTCATTTACCGCCTGTATTGACCAAGACATGGTTTCACACTGGTATCTATTATGAAAAAAAGGAAAATGGACAATACCTTGATGAAGATCAATTATTCGAACAGTACCGTAAAGAATTTTACGCAGGTGATCTGAAAGCCTTTAAACCTGGAAACAACAAAGTACCGGTTGAGGACAAGCCACATGAAGCCTATCGAACATTACGCGGAGCAATGCTTCGTACTGAAATCTACGCTCAAGATGGCTCTGACAGAGCCAGTCACCCCTACAAAGTAACAGAAACGTTGTATGAGGTGACTCGACTGCATGATTCAAAACCTGAAGCATCGGCTGTTTTTTATAGTTTGCCTTTTTTAAGCATTTCATATCAATACGAACGCAACCCCAACGACCCGCGCATTAGCCAGGAGTTGCTGTTAAAAAAAGATAAACAGGGCAATGTCTTGTTGTCAGCTAATATTATTTATCCCAGACGACCAGGCCACATTCACGATGGATTGCATGAAAACCCACAATGTAATGCCTCTTTACAAGCTCTGATGCAGTATGAGCAAAGCAAAACGCATATCATTGTCACCAATAAAAAGTACATTGAACCATTAGATTCCACAGGACCTGGTGCTTTTCGCCATAGTCTTCCCTGTGAAACACGTGTTTATGAACTCACCGGTATCGAGCCTTTGGAAAATGTATGTTATACCGCGAATGAAATTCAATTTGCTTATGATAATGCTGTTGAAATTCCTTATGAAAGCCTCGCGGATAACCAGCAACTGAATAAAAGACTGATGACTTGGAACAGGACCTTTTTTCGAAAAGACAAGGCAGCCAATCATCTGGATAGCCATGATAGCTATAATGATCGTCTTTCTTTAGGCAAGATCGAACCCTTAGGGTTGCCTTACGAATCTTACCAGGCCATCATGAGTCGCACTCATTGCAGCCAGATTTACCGAAAATCCCATGATACGGAAGAAGTGATCACTGATGCTATGATGGAAGGACATAACGAAGCTGGTTATGTAGAAATGGATAATTACTGGTGGATTCCCTCAGGACGTGATCTATTCTCCCCTGAATTGTTTTATGAAACGACGAAACATCGTGATCCTTTTAATCAAATCACAAGCATTCACTTCGATCCTTATGTGTTGTTGCCTTTATCCATCACTAATCCGCTGGATCAGATCACAGAGGCTAAGGATGAACAGGGAAATATCCGCCTTAATTACCGTGTGATGCAACCGGAAGCCGTCCGTGATGTCAACCAAAATGTCAGTGAGGTTTTGTTTGATACTTTGGGAATGGTGATTGCAACGGCTGTCAAAGGAAAAGGCGATGATGCCGATTCCATAGAAGGTATTGAAGAAATCGTCACAGAGGCACAATTAACCGATCCCATCCAGCATGAACAAACCCTTTTAGGCAAAGCCACATCTCGCACCATTTACCAATTTTCAGCCGTACCCGGTTATGTGCATACACTAAACCGTGAGATTCATCATGCTGATTTAGACAGTGGTGCTACCAGTCGCATTCAGCATCAACGCATTTATTTTGACGCTTTAGGGAGAACGCTGCAAACCAAAAGGCTGCTCGATGAGGGTAAGTCTCCTGAGCAGGAGCCAGGCAGCGGGAAAATTTTACTTAAACAAGGCAGAATAGCGTATACCGGAGCATCAAACCAACGTTGGCAGGTCAGTGGTTGGACTATTTTGAATAATAAAGGTAATCCGGTGCAAAAATATGAACCCTTTTATACCGATCGTCTGGAATTTGAGTTTGATATACGTGCCGGTGTCACGGCCGTTTTGTTTTATGATCCACTGCAACGTGTGATAGCAACTCTTCATCCTGATCATACTTATGAAAAAGTGCTGCATTCCTCCTGGCACCAAATGACGTGGGATGCCGGCGATACCTTGCTGTTGACTTTACAAAACGACCCCGATATTCAAACCCTGGTACACTCGTTTTTGCAATCATATCGTCATCCGCTTGACGAGCGAGCTTATAAAAGCTGGTACGATGAACGGATTTCAGATCGCGCCAATAAGCCTTCAATCGATAACCCCAATACACCCCCTGAACAAAAAGCTGCACTTCAGGCTGAAGCGTATGCAGATACACCTGCAGTCATTTTTTTTAATGGTTTGAAGCAGGCTTTTATTTCGATAACTGACAATAAGTCAGAAAAGCTGGTCACCCTGCAGCATTATGACTTAGAAGGAAATATTATCACCACTAGAGATGCCAAAGCTTCCGATCAGTTTTTGCAAATGCCATTGCAAAACGTTCATAATTTGAATGAATGGCCAACTACCATCAGCTTTCGCTATCAATATGACATGGCAGGACGTATGTTGAAAATGACAAATCCGGACTCAGGCGAAAAAATAATTTTTTTTAATGTTAGGAATCAACCCTGTCGCACCTGGGATGAAAACGGCAATGAAACCAAGGCAGTATATGATGCCTTGCATCGGCAGACTGAACTATGGATAAAAACTTCTGAGACAGAATTTGGCCTGGCAGAAAAAATCATTTACGGTGAAGCAGCCAATGATCCTGTTAAGAATTTACATGGAAAGCCCTGGAAAATTTATGATGGTGCAGGACTTTTAATCCATGAGAAATATGACTTCAAAGGAAATACGCTGAAAACCACTCGGCGGCTTCTTAAAAATGGAATGGAAACAGCCATGCGCTGGCCGATAGATTCCCACGGCTTATTCGATGAAAACAATGCTCAAAATCAGTTGCAGCCCGATTCTTATACCGTAGAAACAAAATATGACGCTTTAAACCGTATCATTGAAACGAAAACGCCTGACAAAACCTTACAAAAATATTCCTACAATCACAATGGATACTTAAACAAACTGCAGGTAAAAGAAAATGGAAACCAGCAAGAAGTCGATTTCATTAAGACCATCTCTTACAATGAACACAATCAACGCGTTTTTATTCAATACGGTAATAATGTCGTCACTGAATTCACCTATGATGCCGATACAGCACGTCTGACGTGCAATCTTACCCGACGTGGTTCAAGTGCCAAGGCGCTCCTGGATCTGAATTATTGCCATGATGCGGTGGGCAACATCACCCAAATTGAAAATAAAGCGCAAGCAACCGTGTTTAATCATAATCAAGCGGTTACGCCCATCAGCAGCTATCGCTATGATGCGCTTTATCGTTTAACTCAAGCAAGCGGACGCGAACATGAGTCCATGAATGCCTGTCATTATCAGTTGAAAGATCAAAAAAATACCGCATTTTATGCAATCCCTCAACCACAAAGCAATACCCATGCCCTTCTCAATTACACTGAAAAATATGAGTACGATAAAGCCTTCAATTTGAAAAAAATCAGTCATCACAACAGCCAAAACAGTTGGGTTCGCCAGCAAACGTATGCCAACAACGGCAATCAACTTTTAACGAGTCATGCCGGTTGTCAAGGTGAAAGCAATATCTTCAGTTATGATAAAAATGGCAACCTTTTACATTTGGCGCATTTACCCTTGTTGCAATGGAATTTTAAAAATCAGTTAACCACAGTCCAGCTTAATGTTAGTGACGATCCGGATTTTGCCTTTTACCAATATGATGCCTCTGGACAACGAGTGAGAAAAACCATTGTTAAAAAAGGAATCATTGAAGAACGCATTTATATCGGTGGATACGAAGTTTATCGCAAAGTAAAAAATGGCTCAGAAGTATTCCGACGCGAGACCGTACACATCGTGGATAATCAGCAACGCATCGCCTTGATTGAAACCAGAATCACAGACACACAACTCACAGAAAGCGGACCCGGTAAGCGTGTTCGTTATCAACTCACCAATCATCTTAATGCGTGTGTGATGGAGGTCGATGACACACCACAAGCCAAATTAATTTCATATGAAGAATATTATGCCTACGGCGGTACCAGTTATATCGCTTACTCTTCAAAGACAGGGCTTTCTGTAGCGAACAGAAAACGCTATCGTTACAGTGGCAAAGAACGTGATGACGAAACCGGCTTGTATTATTACGGCCAAAGATATTATATTCCGTGGCTAGGCCGGTGGGCAAGCTGCGACCCCGCAGGCACAAAAGACTCATTAAACCTCTATCTTTTCCTTAAAGCCAATCCTATCCGCTTTACTGATCCAAATGGTACGGATACCGCAGATAATATTAAGGCAGATATCAATGCGGAAATGACAAAAAATCTTAATCTGGAACTGGAGCTGGCAGAACTTGAAGCAAAAATAGAAAAACAACAAAGTATTATTGAGGAAAAAATGAAGAAAGGAGGTGATAAAGCAGCCAAGAAAGCTGTTAAAGCACAAATAAAAGAAATGGAAATGCAAAAAAAACGAATAAGCCTGATGGATGAATTAAAACAATCGGACAAAAAAATAAAAGAACTTCACACGCAAGCTAATAATAAGCTTAACAAGCGACTCTTTCGAAAGGCGACAACCATTGAAAAAAATGCGCGCGTGTTAAATGAAATCAGCGACAAAATCCAAGATTTTTATTATGTAAAAGGTGAAATGGCCATGGCCAAAGCCGGAGAATTGGTTGACAACTCCAATCTTTTAAAATCCTTAAGGGAATTTAAAACAGACAATCGTTTGATAGCCAAATTCTCGCAAAGAATTAATTTTTTCAAAATGTTAGGCAAAGGCAACTTGCTAAAAACTACAACGCGTTCATTAGGAAAAGCTGGGGGCCATGTCTTGGGTGTTTTTGCTGATACCCCAATGAGTGATGGTGGCGAAGGATTGACGCCAGATTTTTTTGATCCGCATTTTGCCGATCGAATCGATGCTGAGAGTAATTATTTTGGCGAATTAATCAAATACAAAAATGGCTTACGCGACACAGAGCCCACACCGCCATGGACACAGCCCGATGAGTTAAATGCTTTGGGTAAATTAGGAGTGGCCCTGCAAGAAGTTGAGAAAGAACATAAAATTTTTGAAACAGCACAAACATCTTACGGTAATTGGCTGGGTGATTTATATGATGATTATCATGAATGGCGATACGGCGCCTCACAATAA
- a CDS encoding DUF6600 domain-containing protein — MKLFNCKINVNYWFIFPVALIAINIAKADPASKVARLSYIENIVSFLPGGEKKWVKASVNRPLIPGDSLWVDKNSRAELQLGSATVRLNGLTNTKILNLNNKINQFQLTQGTLLLTVYRSKPEQKYEIDTPNLALTLSKKGLYRVDVDKNSTVVSIRKGEANVYAKNSALKLREGLSCRFTGTNLKDYQCKAIGPMDEFDRWSLKRDQRIEKASSTKHVSSAVIGYEDLEFYGKWKSVKKHGYVWIPDDVEEDWVPYRTGHWVWIQQWGWTWVDEQPWGFAPFHYGRWTYIEKRWAWVPGPVDVEPLYAPALVAFVGGRNFQLEVTTGTVGIAWFPLGPGDIYIPPYDVSRHYFTQINISNTVINNTYINKIYNDRSVNINYQNVNISNAITAVPTQTFIQSQPVSSATVQVSEETIEKAPISSFASVTPESASLLGGAETDVQPAQDITDRSAIVKTEPAAQPVPFSKEKQLLEKNPGEPLSAEETQNLQEESVKPTQLQLVDPKTSPQPVEETTQPVQEPEVKQPEVQPSQPEVQPSQPDIQQAPEVQEQPEVQQPEVQPSQPDVQQAPEVQEQPEVQQPEVQPDVQQTPEIQDQ, encoded by the coding sequence ATGAAATTATTTAACTGTAAGATTAATGTGAACTACTGGTTTATTTTCCCCGTAGCTTTAATTGCAATAAATATCGCCAAAGCAGACCCTGCATCAAAGGTTGCCAGATTAAGTTATATTGAGAATATCGTAAGTTTCTTACCCGGAGGAGAAAAAAAATGGGTAAAAGCAAGTGTAAACCGTCCTTTAATTCCGGGAGACAGCCTGTGGGTCGATAAAAATTCCCGCGCTGAATTGCAGCTTGGATCAGCTACTGTAAGGCTAAATGGACTTACAAATACAAAAATTTTAAATCTTAATAATAAAATTAACCAATTCCAACTTACACAAGGCACGCTTCTTTTGACCGTATATCGCTCAAAACCAGAACAAAAATACGAAATAGATACACCAAACCTGGCTCTAACATTAAGCAAAAAAGGACTATATCGCGTTGATGTTGATAAAAATTCTACCGTAGTCAGCATTCGTAAAGGAGAAGCGAATGTTTATGCGAAAAACTCTGCCTTAAAATTGCGTGAAGGATTGTCATGTCGATTTACGGGAACGAATTTAAAAGACTATCAATGTAAAGCCATTGGGCCAATGGATGAGTTTGATCGTTGGTCTTTAAAAAGAGATCAACGAATAGAAAAAGCCTCCTCAACCAAGCATGTTTCCTCGGCAGTGATCGGATATGAAGATCTTGAATTTTATGGAAAATGGAAGTCTGTGAAAAAACATGGCTATGTTTGGATTCCGGATGATGTTGAAGAAGATTGGGTGCCCTATCGAACAGGACACTGGGTTTGGATTCAACAATGGGGTTGGACATGGGTGGATGAACAACCGTGGGGATTTGCTCCCTTTCATTACGGTCGATGGACTTATATTGAAAAAAGATGGGCGTGGGTTCCTGGACCGGTAGATGTTGAGCCTCTTTATGCTCCCGCTTTAGTCGCATTTGTCGGCGGCAGAAACTTTCAACTAGAAGTTACCACTGGAACAGTAGGAATTGCTTGGTTTCCACTCGGGCCCGGCGATATATATATACCGCCTTACGATGTAAGCCGCCATTATTTTACCCAGATAAATATAAGCAATACGGTGATCAACAATACTTATATTAATAAAATCTATAATGACCGAAGTGTGAACATTAATTATCAAAACGTAAATATCAGTAATGCAATAACAGCTGTTCCAACACAAACCTTTATTCAATCCCAACCAGTCAGCAGCGCAACGGTGCAGGTTTCAGAGGAAACTATTGAAAAAGCACCAATATCCTCATTTGCTAGTGTCACACCTGAATCTGCAAGTCTTCTTGGAGGCGCAGAAACGGATGTACAACCAGCACAGGATATAACAGACAGATCCGCTATCGTGAAAACTGAACCAGCAGCACAACCTGTTCCTTTTTCTAAAGAAAAGCAATTATTAGAAAAAAATCCTGGAGAACCCTTATCTGCAGAAGAAACTCAAAATTTACAAGAAGAATCTGTTAAACCAACACAACTACAGCTTGTTGATCCAAAAACAAGTCCACAACCTGTCGAAGAAACCACACAACCTGTGCAAGAGCCCGAGGTAAAACAACCCGAGGTTCAACCTTCTCAACCTGAGGTGCAGCCTTCTCAACCTGACATACAGCAGGCTCCTGAAGTTCAGGAACAGCCTGAAGTACAGCAACCTGAGGTGCAGCCTTCTCAACCTGACGTACAGCAGGCTCCTGAAGTTCAGGAACAGCCCGAAGTACAGCAACCTGAGGTGCAGCCCGACGTGCAACAGACTCCAGAAATTCAGGATCAATAA